A DNA window from Mesorhizobium sp. C432A contains the following coding sequences:
- a CDS encoding LLM class flavin-dependent oxidoreductase, with the protein MKKIGFLSFGHWSPSSQSQTRSASDALLQSIDLAVAAEELGADGAYFRVHHFARQLASPFPLLAAVGARTSRIEIGTAVIDMRYENPLYMAEDAGAADLIAGGRLQLGISRGSPEQVIDGWRYFGYVPQDGKSDADMARNHAEVFLDVLRGEGFAQPNPRPMFPNPPGMLRLEPFSAGLRDRIWWGAATNATAEWAGKLGMNLQSSTLKFDEGGQPLHIQQAEQIRAYRAAWKAAGHTREPRVSVSRSIFALVNDRDRAYFGGGSSEDHFGYIEPEKLAVFGRSYAAEPDVLIDQLKEDEAIAEADTLLLTVPNQLGVEYNAHVIEAILKHVAPALGWR; encoded by the coding sequence ATGAAGAAGATCGGCTTTCTTTCGTTCGGCCATTGGTCGCCCTCGTCGCAATCGCAGACGCGCTCGGCGTCCGACGCGCTGCTGCAGTCGATCGACCTGGCCGTCGCCGCCGAGGAGCTGGGCGCGGACGGCGCCTATTTCCGCGTCCATCATTTTGCCCGCCAGCTCGCTTCGCCGTTTCCGCTTCTGGCCGCGGTCGGCGCCCGCACCAGCCGCATCGAGATCGGCACCGCCGTCATCGACATGCGCTATGAGAATCCGCTGTATATGGCCGAGGATGCGGGTGCAGCCGACCTGATCGCCGGTGGCCGGCTGCAGCTTGGCATCAGCCGCGGTTCGCCGGAGCAGGTGATCGACGGCTGGCGCTACTTCGGCTACGTGCCGCAGGACGGCAAAAGCGATGCCGACATGGCGCGCAACCATGCCGAGGTGTTTCTGGACGTGCTGCGCGGCGAAGGTTTCGCGCAACCCAATCCGCGGCCGATGTTCCCCAATCCTCCGGGAATGCTGCGGCTCGAGCCGTTCTCGGCCGGCCTGCGCGATCGGATCTGGTGGGGCGCCGCTACCAACGCCACCGCCGAATGGGCGGGCAAGCTCGGCATGAACCTGCAAAGTTCGACGCTGAAGTTCGATGAGGGCGGCCAGCCGCTCCACATCCAGCAGGCCGAACAGATCCGCGCTTATCGCGCGGCGTGGAAGGCGGCCGGCCACACACGCGAGCCGCGCGTGTCGGTCAGCCGCAGCATCTTTGCGCTGGTGAACGACCGCGACCGCGCCTATTTCGGCGGCGGCAGCAGCGAAGATCATTTCGGCTATATCGAGCCTGAGAAGCTTGCCGTCTTCGGCCGCTCCTATGCCGCCGAGCCCGATGTGCTGATCGATCAGCTGAAAGAGGATGAAGCAATCGCCGAGGCCGACACGCTGCTTCTGACCGTCCCCAACCAGCTCGGCGTCGAGTACAACGCCCACGTCATCGAGGCGATCCTGAAGCACGTCGCGCCGGCTCTGGGCTGGCGCTGA
- the msuE gene encoding FMN reductase, translating to MSKKLVVGLSGNLTRPSKTKAFVSHIAGEVASRAGSALSVFDIEDLGPSFAPARQLGDLDPAARGIIEQLLGADVLVVGSPTFKGSYTGLFKHFFDLLDPSSLRGKPIILAATGGGERHSLVVEHQLRPLFGFFEAQTLPTAIYASDKDFADGVLVSEAVKARARQAVAEACRVAGVPYSVVLAA from the coding sequence ATGTCAAAAAAGCTGGTGGTGGGGTTGTCCGGCAACCTGACCCGTCCGTCCAAGACGAAGGCATTCGTCAGCCACATCGCCGGTGAGGTGGCGAGCCGGGCCGGCTCGGCTTTGAGCGTTTTCGACATCGAGGATCTCGGCCCGTCCTTTGCGCCTGCAAGACAGCTTGGCGATCTCGATCCGGCGGCGCGCGGTATTATCGAGCAGCTGCTCGGCGCCGACGTGCTGGTGGTCGGCTCCCCGACCTTCAAGGGCAGCTACACCGGGCTGTTCAAGCACTTCTTCGACCTGCTCGACCCGTCGTCGCTGCGCGGCAAGCCGATCATCCTGGCGGCAACAGGCGGCGGCGAGCGTCATTCGCTTGTCGTAGAACACCAGTTGCGGCCGTTGTTCGGCTTCTTCGAGGCGCAGACCCTGCCGACCGCGATCTACGCCTCGGACAAGGACTTTGCCGATGGCGTGCTGGTGTCAGAGGCAGTCAAGGCGCGAGCCCGGCAGGCGGTCGCCGAGGCATGCCGGGTGGCCGGCGTGCCCTACAGCGTCGTCCTTGCCGCCTGA
- a CDS encoding LLM class flavin-dependent oxidoreductase has product MTRASKSDSRPRQIKLGAFLPGGGQHIAAWRHPDAPADGATNFEFHKQLALTAERGLFDAYFLADNLTVGLGAREGGNAKIAGFEPVTLFAALAPLTTHLGFIATASTTYEEPYTLARKFASLDLLSNGRAGWNVVTSAGDETARNFNRDVQPSHAERYARAHEHVETVKALWDSWEDDAFIRDKQSGRFYDKDRLHDIDHKGEHFSVKGPLNVPRPVQGHPVVVQAGQSEDGRGLAAHSAEVIFTAHQKLETAQEFYRDIKARVAEVGRDPDQVLIMPGVAPFVGRTEDEARAKYQQLNDLILPEDGVALLNGLAGQTLDIRGYPLDGPLPPSKETEGMKSRQALIRQIADEHNFTIRQLYQWVATARGHYTIVGSVTQVADQLEEWFTSEAADGFNILPPWLPGALDDFVDLVIPELQRRGLFRTAYEGRTLRENLGLRRPENPWTVARSTVLAAE; this is encoded by the coding sequence ATGACTCGAGCCAGCAAGTCCGATAGCAGGCCGCGGCAGATCAAGCTCGGCGCCTTCCTGCCCGGCGGCGGGCAGCATATCGCCGCCTGGCGTCATCCCGATGCGCCGGCCGACGGCGCCACCAATTTCGAGTTCCACAAGCAACTGGCGCTGACCGCCGAGCGCGGCCTGTTCGACGCCTATTTCCTGGCCGACAATCTGACGGTCGGCCTCGGCGCCCGCGAGGGCGGCAATGCCAAGATCGCCGGTTTCGAGCCGGTGACGCTGTTTGCGGCGCTGGCGCCGCTGACGACGCATCTCGGCTTCATCGCAACGGCGTCCACCACTTATGAGGAGCCTTACACGCTGGCGCGCAAATTCGCTTCGCTCGACCTGTTGTCGAACGGCCGCGCCGGCTGGAACGTGGTGACCTCGGCCGGCGACGAAACGGCACGCAATTTCAACCGCGACGTCCAGCCCAGCCATGCCGAGCGCTATGCCAGGGCGCATGAGCATGTCGAGACGGTCAAGGCGCTGTGGGACAGCTGGGAGGATGACGCCTTCATCCGCGACAAGCAGTCGGGCCGTTTCTACGACAAGGACAGATTGCACGACATCGACCACAAGGGCGAGCATTTCAGCGTCAAGGGTCCGCTCAACGTGCCGCGCCCGGTGCAGGGGCATCCGGTTGTCGTACAAGCCGGGCAGTCGGAAGACGGACGCGGGCTTGCCGCGCACTCGGCCGAGGTCATCTTCACCGCCCATCAGAAGCTCGAGACGGCGCAGGAATTCTACCGAGACATCAAGGCGCGCGTGGCTGAAGTCGGCCGCGATCCCGACCAGGTGCTGATCATGCCGGGCGTCGCGCCCTTCGTCGGCCGCACCGAGGACGAGGCCCGCGCCAAATACCAACAGCTCAACGACCTTATCCTGCCCGAGGACGGTGTTGCGCTCCTCAACGGTCTTGCCGGCCAGACGCTCGACATCAGGGGCTATCCGCTCGACGGCCCGTTGCCGCCGAGCAAGGAAACCGAGGGCATGAAGAGCCGCCAGGCGCTGATCCGGCAGATCGCCGACGAGCACAACTTCACCATACGCCAGCTTTACCAATGGGTAGCGACGGCGCGCGGCCACTACACCATCGTCGGCAGCGTCACGCAGGTCGCCGATCAGCTGGAGGAATGGTTCACCAGCGAGGCGGCCGACGGCTTCAACATCCTGCCGCCCTGGCTGCCCGGCGCGCTCGACGATTTCGTCGACTTGGTCATTCCCGAGCTGCAGCGGCGCGGCCTGTTCCGCACGGCTTACGAAGGCCGCACGCTGCGCGAGAATCTCGGCCTCAGGCGCCCGGAAAATCCATGGACCGTCGCCCGCTCGACCGTCCTTGCCGCCGAATGA